Proteins encoded by one window of Asterias rubens chromosome 18, eAstRub1.3, whole genome shotgun sequence:
- the LOC117302444 gene encoding complement C1q and tumor necrosis factor-related protein 9-like encodes MKITIAVAIVLAFMQVWLLVATAAVSPDPGLTCNSCCQGPAGIPGIPGSNGNHGQGLVGPRGDAGSPGEVGQPGAKGDKGSDGLDGEPGAKGDTGLKGDQGLGQPGKQGPQGLPGMNGLKGERGEPGPAGQTGEAGECSTRRSAFTAVRNTAFNPPSADDPLPFEELLFSEEGTDFNLNNGTFTCNVPGVYVLMFSVLEIIKWVLPICPAEEER; translated from the coding sequence ATGAAGATTACTATAGCAGTGGCCATTGTCTTGGCTTTTATGCAAGTTTGGTTATTGGTAGCTACAGCTGCAGTTTCACCTGATCCGGGACTGACGTGTAACTCCTGCTGCCAGGGCCCAGCCGGTATACCGGGAATCCCCGGATCTAATGGGAACCATGGTCAAGGACTTGTAGGCCCGAGAGGTGATGCAGGCTCCCCTGGTGAGGTAGGTCAACCCGGGGCTAAAGGAGACAAGGGGTCAGATGGACTGGATGGTGAGCCAGGCGCTAAAGGGGATACTGGACTGAAGGGAGATCAAGGACTCGGTCAACCAGGGAAACAAGGACCTCAAGGTCTGCCTGGGATGAATGGTCTGAAGGGGGAGAGAGGTGAACCTGGACCAGCTGGACAGACTGGTGAAGCAGGTGAATGTAGTACGCGACGGTCCGCCTTCACTGCAGTGAGGAATACAGCCTTCAACCCTCCATCCGCTGATGATCCTCTGCCCTTTGAAGAGTTATTGTTTTCAGAGGAAGGGACTGATTTCAACTTGAATAACGGCACGTTTACGTGTAATGTGCCTGGGGTATACGTATTGATGTTCTCAGTCCTGGAAATCATCAAGTGGGTCTTACCTATATGTCCAGCTGAGGAAGAACGGTAA